A stretch of the Xiphophorus couchianus chromosome 15, X_couchianus-1.0, whole genome shotgun sequence genome encodes the following:
- the LOC114159104 gene encoding thyroxine 5-deiodinase-like: MMDDSGGVQMARALKHAALCLMLLPRFLLAAVMLWLLDFLCIRRKVLLKMGERPDSPDDPPVCVSDSNKMFTWESLRAVWHGQKLDFLKSAHLGEAAPNTEVVLVQERRQIRILDCTKGKRPLVLNFGSCSUPPFMTRLAAFQRVVRQYADIADFLVVYIEEAHPSDGWVSSDAPYQIPKHRCLEDRLRAAQLMFTEVPESNVVVDNMDNSSNAAYGAYFERLYIVMDERVVYQGGRGPEGYRISELKNWLEQYRKEVMDTQTAVLCV, translated from the coding sequence ATGATGGACGACTCCGGTGGTGTCCAAATGGCGAGGGCGCTGAAACACGCAGCCCTGTgcctgatgctgctgccccggTTCCTGCTGGCCGCCGTCATGCTGTGGCTCCTGGATTTTCTGTGCATCAGGAGAAAAGTGCTGCTGAAAATGGGCGAGCGTCCGGACAGCCCGGACGACCCGCCGGTGTGCGTCTCCGACTCCAACAAGATGTTCACCTGGGAGTCCCTCAGGGCCGTGTGGCACGGCCAGAAGCTGGACTTTCTCAAATCGGCGCACCTCGGGGAGGCTGCCCCCAACACCGAGGTGGTGCTGGTCCAGGAGCGGCGGCAGATCCGGATCCTGGACTGCACGAAAGGGAAGAGACCGCTCGTCCTCAACTTTGGCAGCTGCTCCTGACCGCCGTTCATGACGCGCCTGGCGGCGTTCCAGCGCGTCGTCAGGCAGTACGCGGACATCGCGGACTTCTTAGTTGTGTACATCGAGGAGGCGCACCCGTCGGACGGCTGGGTGAGCTCCGACGCACCTTACCAGATCCCCAAGCACCGCTGCCTGGAGGACCGGCTGAGAGCCGCGCAGCTGATGTTCACCGAGGTGCCAGAGAGCAACGTGGTGGTGGACAACATGGACAACTCGTCCAACGCCGCTTACGGAGCCTACTTTGAGCGACTTTACATCGTGATGGATGAGCGGGTGGTGTACCAGGGTGGGAGGGGCCCGGAGGGCTACCGGATCTCGGAACTGAAGAACTGGCTGGAGCAATACAGAAAAGAGGTGATGGACACCCAGACGGCGGTGCTGTGTGTGTAG